The sequence acattggtccttaaccccttaaggaccaaacgtctggaataaaagggaatcatgacatgtcacacatgtcatgtgtacttaaggggttaaatccatggACTGTGCCAGTCACATTAGGAATTAACATGTTTAACACCTACATTGCCAGAGCAGGAGCCAATCGATTGCAAGGAGCATTGCTGGTCTCCGCTGTATAGTAGTATTGAGTATCACCTACCGGCCTGAAACGAGTCTTGCTCATGATCTGCGCTTGGCGCTTTCCTTTTCACTCGCGTGATTCGATCTCTGTGTAGAAAAGTGGGAGGGATTAGGCATTAGAAAGGTCGGGGGGACACGGAAGAGGTCGATAAAGTAACAGTTTGTACCTAATTACATTCTCCCTATAGTAGCTCAGTGCATGTTTTTGCTCTTAAAACTAGTACAATAAAGATTGCACATTTTGAATTCCGGTTTTCACTAAATCCAGTACCTCCATACatggttcttgttctaaattatattttagctttaaaaattgttattagtaagtcacctaaaatgtctcagcCCCGCCCtgaccacacccccactcacaagcagaacagccccgcccctggcgACACAGCCACACTCACAGTAggaacagccccgcccctggccacacccccacttacacccctaaaattaatgaaaacctctttgtctatttgaaatgtttgGAATGAGGTTTCCTTATACTTTTAATTTTGAATTTGTAAAATAAATCTAACCATTTGTGTCAGATCCAACCAATCAGACTAACCGAGATTTATTTACTGAGCTGTGCGTTATTCTGGTTTTGCAATCAAGTAGCAGAATATGTGATTATTTACTATGAAAAATATTGCGCTAAATTCTAAAAGAAAGTGGAGTGACAGTGGGAGACTCCTTATTATTCGCTGACTTGGAAATACGTCCCATTGGAATGTGGAGagtttcactgtttagtaaatagtccccaaaaaggagcaTTAAAACATGTTCGCGCTCACCTCTTCTTCTTCAGCCCGTCCTCCCGAAATCCTTTGGCAAAAGGGTTGGTCTGGATTTTAAGTTGCGTTATCTGTAAAAGAGGGATCTTGTTAGGCACAGGCCTGGCTACTAATTACACTCATACTCAGCTTCTACGCCAGCATTCACGACCTCATTTATACACCCCATACCGTTACTCACTGCTTGTTATTACTCACACACTGTATTCTGGGGGTGATGCACACAGTGTTTGTTAGGAATAGATTGCCCACCCTGGTAACCAGCCTGGTCACTCCAAGACCCTGAGAATCTGCGcattcactctgagaatctgcgcattcactctgagaatctgaccattcactatgagaatctgaccattcactatgagaatctgaccattcactctgagaatctACCTTCTCTTTCTAATGTGCCCCATATTTCCTGTGAATATGCCCCTCTCTCTTACCTTCTCGTTCTGATAGGCAGTGACGGTCAGGAACAGGGTCTCTGGGAAGGTGAAGGAGGAGCACCCACCCCACCTCCGGCTGAAGACATCTTGAGCTCGTACGATGTGGAATCGTGGCTGGTAACGGTGCATGGAATGCAGGATAATCTGAGGAGGACGGGGAGAAATGACTCTGTTAACACATTATTATGGTCCATTCTTAGTGGGTTACACCACATGGCTAGTTATTTAGGGCAGACACATACAGCCTGTGTTTCCACATCCCTTGTATCCCACTACAGGACTCTCTGCTGTTTCTGGATAAACTCCTCTCTGTATTGTCAGCTGGGGGACAATAACTCACATATCTCATAATTGTGGTAACGAGGACCCCCAGCTTCTCCCACCTGTGTCACCTTGTCCTTCTACCAGGTGAAGGCGTGCTTTGTTCTGAGGATTACGAGGGACTGAGGTGACATCTTGGATCACTTCTCTAGGAGCTAGAGAGCTGTGTACCCGTCTAATGCAGCTTCTTTCAGGGGATCAGAAACCTGAATCTTAATACCATTACAGCTTCCTTGTCAATCTAGATCAAGTACAAATTTTGATGTTCGTATCTTTATCTACTGTGTCTTGCTGTTTCTAGAACCCATCCCATACAGCAAGTGGTCCCTCTATTATGAGAAAGTTCCCGTCACATTGGTCACAGGTCCCCAGCCATAGCTACTTACATGTCCCATCTGGTCAAGCGTGTTGTTGGTGAGTTTGATCTTGTGGAAGGATATTGGCTGCTTCATCCAGTGGGACCCAGGGGCCGGTGAGTCTGGGTGGATGTAGACCCTCTCCGGTAGACGCGGCTCTGCTCTCCCACTCTCTTCCCAGTGGTCTTCCTGCCACTTGTAGCGAGAATTATCCACCGGAACAATGTCCGCGAGAAGGAGGTACTTCCCATCCGGCTCCAGCCCGGTCACACTGATCTTACACTGCGGGAACATCCGCCTGGAGTAGAAACGAGCGAGGTCAATGGGTGGATGCCTTCACATCTAACCTTCCTAGGTTTACACAAGGGGCTCCTTAATAACATTACGATCCGAGCAGCAGTATTATAGTGAggccaattttattttaaatcataattttatttacaaaactATCAATGTGGGAGAAAAAGTAACTAATACTTAAAGAACCGCATCAGGTAAATTGTCAGACAGCAAAGGGACATGTTGAGCAAAACATATATTAGCACATGGTGGCCCTGTTTGGATCTTCTACTAATAATGGGGGGATCTAGGAATTCTACACACAGGGCTAATTCTCCAACTCTGGGTTAACATGGTGCTGGTTGCCCTGGAGTCCTAGCCCCAGCGCTTCTATTAGGGTCTTGCTCCATGGCAGTAGGTAAAAGATGAAATATTATTAGTGATTACATGCACTCGGGGGCAATCAGGACATCCCTGATGGTGAAAAATCCACGAATATCCTACTAGTCTGGCTCTGGTGGGGCAAGTTTGAGAAACCAAGAGTGTTCGTCTAGGCGCCTTCATAGCGGATTAATGTGATATTTAAGATTTGCTAAGCTAGTGCCTGTAATTCTTTATAAAGAGCCAACATAATCTGTTGCGTTGTACATTGGATTCAGAAGTGATAACAATGTTGCATTTAATGAAGCACCAGTCAACCAGTAAACAAGAGGGTAATAATGTTCCATTCGAAGAGCCTCTAGACCTGTCGTCCTCTACTTACCTTCCAGACTTGGTTATAATCATCTCTGTTCCTATCGCATGAAACTGCTTCCACAGCTCCTTGTTCTCCAGAGTCATCTTCACATTCCCCGGAAGACGGGGGGCTTCACACGGTGGATGTGGTTGCCCAAAGCCCAAGGTTGGTCCGGGGGGCAAGGAGAGAGGCGTGAGGGGAGCTGCTCCCAGAATCCTTTGGGAAGGATCCAGTGTTGAGAATAGGCCATCATACCTTTGGCCGGGAACATCCAGTTCTGTAACAGAGAGAGAGGATGTCAGTACACAGTGTCCTGCAGCAGGGAAAGAGTTAACGGGGCCAGTATTTAGCCATTTCAGTGCCAGGCACTGTGTTTCTCATCCTTTCTAGTCCTTTCATGGTTAATCCTGTCCTTGCAATCTGCACTGGGACATGACTCAGTGACATATTGGCTTATTGGCATGTATGTGCTAAATGACAGACAAGTTCTGTTAATTGGAACCCTGGTGGGTAATATGGTAATGAGATAGGAGCATTCCCCCACCCACCCAATAAACAGACACCCTGCTTGAGATTCCTACACATCAAAGCCTCAGA is a genomic window of Pelobates fuscus isolate aPelFus1 chromosome 8, aPelFus1.pri, whole genome shotgun sequence containing:
- the TBX6 gene encoding T-box transcription factor TBX6, translated to MYHSDIFQQYGPSYGVRPPRSLPPNYPTATGHHEAYRYPELDVPGQRYDGLFSTLDPSQRILGAAPLTPLSLPPGPTLGFGQPHPPCEAPRLPGNVKMTLENKELWKQFHAIGTEMIITKSGRRMFPQCKISVTGLEPDGKYLLLADIVPVDNSRYKWQEDHWEESGRAEPRLPERVYIHPDSPAPGSHWMKQPISFHKIKLTNNTLDQMGHIILHSMHRYQPRFHIVRAQDVFSRRWGGCSSFTFPETLFLTVTAYQNEKITQLKIQTNPFAKGFREDGLKKKRDRITRVKRKAPSADHEQDSFQAAECKRPLYGGPCDSTLGEELDIGGNLAIPLPSPDCAFHPITPPTPAPPASEVPDPSSIPPMTANQDQGTILEVPQQNTEPFLETGGQSYPEQPADRASSIFSCPPESPVSQLQTVCVPRSLHRFPPSFAVPLDSPQLTDSQSDFRLYGPDRPCGAEFAPSACAVAPTGRSEDVSARGYHMNSEIRFPHFLANTGPKLGLQFSGPQLQRLYTGGGWM